From the genome of Nakamurella flavida, one region includes:
- a CDS encoding SAF domain-containing protein: MGQPAAPTPRRMARPRWLNLRVVLGLALVAVAVVAGATVVGGSARTVPVWAANRDLAAGTVLTGADLVRVDVNLGQTGTHYLGADADPPTGRSVVAPVATGELLAVSDIEAPPSGRVVVVGVGADRMPPGVDHGSVVDLYLTTAGAGTGDPVQTELIEQEVTVQSVTAPDSGGLSAASSDAYQLALLLPSDQADELVRTLLRGDVTVVLVSGS; encoded by the coding sequence ATGGGGCAGCCTGCAGCGCCGACGCCGCGGAGGATGGCCCGGCCGAGATGGCTCAACCTGCGGGTGGTGCTCGGGCTGGCGCTCGTGGCCGTGGCCGTCGTCGCCGGAGCGACCGTCGTCGGTGGCAGTGCGCGCACCGTTCCGGTGTGGGCGGCCAACCGGGATCTCGCCGCGGGGACGGTGCTCACCGGCGCCGACCTCGTCCGGGTCGATGTGAATCTCGGGCAGACGGGCACCCATTACCTCGGGGCGGACGCCGATCCCCCGACCGGGCGTTCGGTGGTCGCGCCGGTGGCTACCGGAGAGCTGCTCGCCGTCTCGGACATCGAGGCGCCGCCGAGCGGTCGGGTGGTGGTCGTGGGGGTGGGCGCGGATCGGATGCCGCCGGGGGTCGACCACGGTTCGGTCGTCGACCTCTACCTGACCACGGCCGGTGCCGGGACCGGTGACCCGGTGCAGACGGAGCTCATCGAGCAGGAGGTGACGGTGCAGTCCGTCACGGCTCCGGACTCCGGCGGACTGTCCGCCGCCTCGTCCGACGCCTACCAGCTGGCGCTGCTGCTGCCGTCGGACCAGGCCGACGAACTGGTCCGCACCCTGCTCCGCGGTGATGTCACGGTCGTGCTGGTGAGCGGATCGTGA
- the secA gene encoding preprotein translocase subunit SecA yields MVLGRLLRAGEGKTVKRLRVIAGHINDLEADYVDLSDDELRGQTQLFRDRLAEGETTDDLLPEAYAVVREAAKRTLGQRHFDVQLMGGAALHLGNIAEMKTGEGKTLVSTLPVYLNALNGNGVHVVTTNDYLAQRDSEWMGRVHRFLGLEVGCILGNQPPEERRKAYQADITYGTNNEFGFDYLRDNMAWSKNDLVQRGHAFAIVDEVDSILIDEARTPLIISGPSDQSSKWYSEFARLVPRLKLETDYEVDESKRTVGVTEDGVAKVERALGIDNLYESVNTPLVGFLNNALKAKELYKKDRDYIVVSGEVLIVDEFTGRVLHGRRYNEGMHQAIEAKEGVEIKAENQTLATITLQNYFRLYEKLCGMTGTAQTEAAELSSIYKLGVVPIPTNRDPQRSDESDVIYKSEDAKFDAVVADIAQRHEKGQPVLVGTASVEKSELLSRLLLRQGVPHEVLNAKNHAREAAIIAQAGRSGAVTVATNMAGRGTDIVLGGNSDFTADFDLREKGLSPTETPEEYEAAWADALAEAKKRAETEAEKVRAAGGLYVLGTERHESRRIDNQLRGRSGRQGDPGESRFYLSLGDDLMRRVGGGTVEMLMTRLRMPDDVPIEHNFVSKAIKSAQTQVEQQNFEIRKNVLKYDEVMNQQRKVIYEERRRVLDGEDLHLQVQNMITDVITAYVDGATSTGYAEDWDTDTLWTALRTLYPITATPDSIATSHGDLTRDSLREAVLADAREVWAKREETLTPAITRELERRVVLSVLDRKWREHLYEMDYLKEGIGLRAMAQRDPLVEYQREGFDMFGAMLDSLKEESVGFLYNLQVQIVPAPGAQAAQAATGAAAPAVEAAPAAEAAAAPAVIEEAAPAAAAPARPVRRQVRPIEALPSQTAPAPKTSTDAAPAALLRGKGLEPQPVRPATLNYSGPQEPGTSENGNGAKSRSSRSGGPNRADRRAGKKK; encoded by the coding sequence GTGGTGCTGGGACGACTGCTCCGGGCCGGTGAAGGCAAGACGGTCAAACGACTGCGTGTCATCGCCGGTCACATCAACGATCTCGAGGCCGACTACGTCGACCTGAGCGACGACGAGCTCCGCGGTCAGACGCAGCTGTTCCGGGACCGGTTGGCCGAAGGCGAGACGACCGACGACCTGCTGCCCGAGGCGTACGCCGTCGTCCGGGAGGCCGCCAAGCGGACCCTGGGCCAGCGGCACTTCGACGTCCAGCTCATGGGCGGGGCGGCCCTGCACCTCGGCAACATCGCCGAGATGAAGACCGGTGAGGGCAAGACCCTGGTCTCGACGCTGCCGGTCTACCTCAACGCCCTGAACGGCAACGGCGTCCACGTCGTCACCACCAACGACTACCTCGCCCAGCGGGACAGCGAGTGGATGGGCCGGGTGCACCGCTTCCTCGGGCTCGAGGTCGGCTGCATCCTGGGCAACCAGCCGCCGGAGGAGCGCCGCAAGGCCTACCAGGCCGACATCACCTACGGCACCAACAACGAATTCGGTTTCGACTACCTGCGCGACAACATGGCCTGGTCGAAGAACGACCTGGTGCAGCGCGGTCACGCGTTCGCCATCGTCGACGAGGTCGACTCCATCCTCATCGACGAGGCCCGGACCCCGCTGATCATCTCCGGCCCGTCCGACCAGTCCTCCAAGTGGTACTCCGAGTTCGCCCGGCTGGTGCCGCGGCTCAAGCTGGAGACCGACTACGAGGTCGACGAGTCCAAGCGGACCGTCGGCGTCACCGAGGACGGCGTGGCCAAGGTCGAGCGCGCACTGGGCATCGACAACCTGTACGAGTCGGTCAACACCCCCCTCGTGGGCTTCCTGAACAACGCCCTCAAGGCCAAGGAGCTCTACAAGAAGGACCGCGACTACATCGTGGTCAGCGGCGAGGTGCTGATCGTCGACGAGTTCACCGGCCGCGTGCTGCACGGCCGTCGCTACAACGAGGGCATGCACCAGGCGATCGAGGCCAAGGAGGGGGTGGAGATCAAGGCCGAGAATCAGACCCTGGCCACCATCACCCTGCAGAACTACTTCCGCCTCTACGAGAAGCTCTGCGGCATGACCGGTACCGCGCAGACCGAGGCGGCCGAGCTCAGCTCCATCTACAAGCTCGGCGTCGTCCCCATCCCGACCAACCGGGATCCGCAGCGGTCCGACGAGTCCGATGTCATCTACAAGAGCGAGGACGCGAAGTTCGACGCCGTCGTCGCCGACATCGCCCAGCGTCACGAGAAGGGCCAGCCGGTCCTGGTCGGCACCGCGTCGGTGGAGAAGTCCGAGCTGCTCTCGCGGCTGCTGCTGCGCCAGGGCGTCCCGCACGAGGTGCTCAACGCCAAGAACCACGCGCGGGAGGCGGCGATCATCGCGCAGGCCGGTCGGTCCGGCGCGGTCACCGTGGCCACCAACATGGCCGGCCGCGGCACCGACATCGTGCTCGGCGGAAACTCCGACTTCACCGCGGACTTCGACCTGCGCGAGAAGGGGCTCAGCCCCACCGAGACGCCCGAGGAGTACGAGGCGGCGTGGGCCGACGCCCTGGCCGAGGCCAAGAAGCGCGCGGAGACCGAGGCCGAGAAGGTCCGTGCCGCAGGCGGTCTGTACGTGCTGGGCACCGAGCGCCACGAGTCCCGCCGCATCGACAACCAGCTCCGGGGCCGGTCCGGCCGGCAGGGCGATCCGGGCGAGTCCCGCTTCTACCTGTCGCTGGGCGACGACCTGATGCGTCGGGTGGGCGGCGGCACCGTCGAGATGCTGATGACACGCCTGCGCATGCCCGACGACGTGCCGATCGAGCACAACTTCGTCTCCAAGGCGATCAAGAGCGCGCAGACGCAGGTCGAGCAGCAGAACTTCGAGATCCGCAAGAACGTGCTGAAGTACGACGAGGTGATGAACCAGCAACGCAAGGTCATCTACGAGGAGCGCCGCCGGGTCCTGGACGGGGAGGATCTGCACCTGCAGGTGCAGAACATGATCACCGACGTGATCACCGCCTACGTCGACGGCGCGACCAGCACCGGCTACGCCGAGGACTGGGACACCGACACCCTCTGGACGGCGCTCCGGACCCTGTACCCGATCACCGCCACCCCGGACTCCATCGCCACCTCGCACGGCGACCTGACCCGGGATTCGCTGCGGGAGGCCGTGCTCGCCGATGCCCGCGAGGTCTGGGCCAAGCGCGAGGAGACCCTCACCCCGGCCATCACCCGCGAGCTGGAGCGCCGCGTCGTGCTCTCCGTGCTCGACCGGAAGTGGCGCGAGCACCTCTACGAGATGGACTACCTCAAGGAGGGCATCGGTCTGCGGGCCATGGCCCAGCGGGATCCGCTCGTGGAGTACCAGCGGGAGGGCTTCGACATGTTCGGGGCCATGCTGGACTCCCTGAAGGAGGAGTCCGTCGGCTTCCTTTACAACCTGCAGGTGCAGATCGTCCCCGCCCCGGGTGCCCAGGCCGCCCAGGCGGCAACCGGTGCAGCCGCTCCCGCGGTGGAGGCTGCTCCGGCTGCCGAAGCCGCCGCGGCTCCTGCGGTGATCGAGGAGGCCGCCCCCGCGGCTGCCGCCCCGGCGCGGCCGGTCCGGCGGCAGGTGCGACCGATCGAGGCGCTGCCGTCGCAGACGGCACCCGCCCCGAAGACGTCCACCGATGCCGCCCCGGCGGCGTTGCTGCGGGGCAAGGGCCTGGAGCCCCAGCCCGTGCGCCCGGCCACGCTGAACTACTCCGGCCCGCAGGAGCCGGGTACCAGCGAGAACGGCAACGGCGCCAAGAGCCGCTCGTCACGGTCCGGCGGACCCAACCGCGCCGATCGGCGGGCCGGCAAGAAGAAGTGA
- a CDS encoding AAA family ATPase — MSGPGLLTAGSGQSWENELVAMLDRPGAPMSVVRRCVDVADVLAHAATGRASVAVVAADLRRLDTDAIHRLTVAGLAVVGVHPAADDRARTRLERIGISVVVPDEAGSTALVEAARSALNHLALDRDLDTDLGERGQALDRAVADTRAALPPTLPIDPDPDSEPAEPPARGVVVAVWGPTGAPGRTTVAAGLAADRAAAGLPTLLVDADVYGGVLASAFGLLDESPGLAGACRMAANGRLDVTALSQLSWTLGPTLRLLTGLARADRWPEMRPSAIPAVLDVCRETAALTVVDVGFCLEADEEITFDTAAPRRNGATLALLAEADIVLAVGSADPPGMERLIRGLAELAEMVPEADPTVVLNRCRSAAASADEAVEALRRFTGRSVAAQLPEDRAATDRAWHRAVPLPEAAAGSPLTGALTRLARSLDLPAVVPAGR, encoded by the coding sequence GTGAGCGGCCCCGGTCTGCTCACCGCGGGCAGTGGTCAGAGCTGGGAGAACGAGCTGGTGGCGATGTTGGACCGGCCGGGCGCGCCGATGTCGGTGGTGCGACGGTGCGTGGACGTGGCCGACGTGCTCGCCCACGCGGCGACCGGCCGGGCCTCGGTCGCCGTGGTCGCCGCCGACCTGCGCCGGCTCGACACCGACGCGATCCACCGGCTGACCGTCGCCGGACTGGCCGTGGTCGGCGTCCACCCGGCGGCGGACGACCGGGCGCGGACCCGGTTGGAACGGATCGGGATCAGCGTGGTGGTGCCCGACGAGGCAGGGTCCACGGCCCTGGTGGAGGCGGCCCGCTCCGCGCTCAACCATCTCGCCCTGGACCGGGACCTCGACACCGATCTTGGGGAACGGGGCCAGGCCCTGGACCGGGCGGTTGCCGACACCCGGGCCGCCCTGCCGCCCACCCTGCCGATCGACCCGGACCCGGATTCCGAACCGGCGGAACCGCCGGCCCGGGGTGTGGTCGTCGCCGTCTGGGGACCGACCGGGGCTCCGGGACGGACGACCGTCGCCGCCGGGCTGGCCGCGGACCGGGCCGCCGCCGGGCTGCCCACCCTGTTGGTGGACGCCGACGTCTACGGCGGGGTGTTGGCCAGCGCGTTCGGTCTGCTCGACGAGTCGCCCGGGCTGGCCGGTGCATGCCGGATGGCGGCCAACGGTCGGCTCGACGTGACCGCCCTGTCCCAGTTGAGCTGGACGCTGGGCCCGACACTGCGGTTGCTGACCGGGCTGGCCCGGGCCGATCGGTGGCCGGAGATGCGGCCGTCGGCCATCCCCGCGGTGCTCGACGTGTGTCGGGAGACCGCGGCGTTGACGGTGGTCGACGTCGGCTTCTGTCTCGAGGCCGACGAGGAGATCACGTTCGACACCGCCGCACCACGCCGGAACGGGGCCACCCTGGCCCTGCTGGCCGAGGCCGACATCGTGCTGGCCGTCGGATCGGCGGACCCGCCGGGGATGGAGCGGCTCATCCGTGGACTGGCCGAACTGGCCGAGATGGTCCCGGAGGCCGACCCCACGGTGGTGCTGAACCGGTGTCGGTCGGCCGCGGCGTCGGCGGACGAGGCCGTCGAGGCGCTGCGCCGGTTCACCGGACGATCCGTGGCCGCGCAGCTCCCCGAGGACCGTGCGGCGACGGACCGGGCCTGGCACCGCGCCGTCCCCCTCCCCGAGGCAGCGGCCGGCTCGCCGTTGACCGGTGCGCTGACCCGGCTGGCACGGTCCCTGGACCTGCCGGCCGTGGTGCCCGCCGGCCGGTGA
- a CDS encoding YceI family protein → MTSTETPTLTGTWTADAVHSDVSFKVRHMAVGKARGKFDLADSTLTVGEDGLAGASVVATIDATSVDTNNEQRDQHVHSPDFLHTAQYPTLTFRSTGVRNLSGDDFLLDGELTIRDTTKPVTLEVEHLGATVDAYGADRVGFTATTSISRKEYGVSFEAAFGAGNAVVADKVEITLELEYVRAQA, encoded by the coding sequence ATGACCAGTACCGAGACCCCCACCCTGACCGGTACCTGGACCGCCGACGCCGTCCACTCCGATGTCTCCTTCAAGGTGCGGCACATGGCCGTCGGCAAGGCCCGCGGCAAGTTCGACCTCGCGGACAGCACGTTGACCGTGGGTGAGGACGGCCTGGCCGGCGCGTCCGTCGTCGCCACCATCGACGCGACCAGCGTGGACACCAACAACGAGCAGCGGGACCAGCACGTGCACTCCCCCGACTTCCTGCACACCGCTCAGTACCCCACCCTGACCTTCCGCTCCACCGGCGTCCGCAACCTCTCCGGCGACGACTTCCTGCTGGACGGCGAGCTCACCATCCGCGACACCACCAAGCCGGTCACCCTCGAGGTCGAGCACCTCGGCGCGACCGTCGACGCCTACGGCGCGGATCGGGTCGGCTTCACCGCGACCACCTCGATCTCGCGCAAGGAGTACGGCGTCAGCTTCGAGGCCGCCTTCGGCGCCGGGAACGCCGTCGTGGCCGACAAGGTCGAGATCACCCTCGAGCTGGAGTACGTGCGCGCCCAGGCCTGA
- a CDS encoding WS/DGAT/MGAT family O-acyltransferase has product MTDRLSATDAAFLQAEDASTPMHVGGVAILEPFPAPPAEPSSALPGGSAGPEFVYARIVDLISSRLSLVPRYRQRVRFVPGRLARPVWVDDEDFDITYHVRRSALPRPGTDAQLEELVGRLISRPLDRERPLWEMYVIEGLSGGRIALVNKTHHAMVDRIGAVDVAAAILDTRPSPRSLPDEPWLPAPAPSDIDLVVDAVADLTARPTELAELVRSATADVRSAVTRVADTAGDVIEIVRRTVSPAPRSVLNVRIGGQRRFATYRADLAAFKAVRSAHGGSVNDVILTVITGALRSWLLARDEPVTGATQLRAMVPMSVRSGVGMDATSVVSYLLDLPVAETSPVMRLHQVSFSMGGHLESGSQVGADALVELGRFSPPTLHTLGARVAGQLSRRLYNVLITNVPGPQVPLYAAGLPVSAMYPVAPLAKGQALAVSCTSYDGSVFFGLTADRDAIPDVAQFAELLGEALDELLATVPALPGAGSGLGSDTPVGLVRTARPVLHAVADGPTVDGATRAHPRAAGRPGGQDARPVTLRDVSAPVTTDDPAGTPRRAGRPDDDGPGDVVRPLFGGGAVPPPDLPEDPPAPDPDPRTLRPEVPGPGDRTPREEPR; this is encoded by the coding sequence ATGACCGACCGGCTGTCCGCGACCGACGCGGCGTTCCTGCAGGCCGAGGACGCCAGCACGCCCATGCACGTGGGCGGGGTCGCGATCCTCGAGCCGTTCCCGGCGCCTCCGGCGGAGCCGTCGTCCGCCCTTCCGGGCGGGTCCGCCGGTCCGGAGTTCGTGTACGCCCGGATCGTCGATCTCATCTCCTCGCGGCTCTCGCTGGTGCCCCGCTACCGCCAGCGCGTCCGCTTCGTCCCCGGGCGGCTCGCCCGCCCGGTGTGGGTGGACGACGAGGACTTCGACATCACCTACCACGTGCGCCGTTCGGCCCTGCCCCGGCCGGGGACCGACGCCCAGCTCGAGGAGCTGGTGGGTCGATTGATCTCCCGCCCGCTGGACCGGGAGCGCCCGCTGTGGGAGATGTACGTCATCGAGGGGCTGTCCGGCGGACGGATCGCCCTGGTCAACAAGACCCACCACGCGATGGTCGACCGGATCGGGGCGGTCGACGTGGCCGCCGCCATCCTCGACACCCGGCCCAGCCCGCGGAGTCTCCCCGACGAGCCGTGGCTCCCCGCTCCGGCCCCCAGTGACATCGACCTGGTCGTGGACGCCGTGGCCGATCTGACCGCCCGGCCGACCGAGCTCGCCGAGTTGGTCCGGTCGGCGACCGCGGATGTCCGTTCCGCGGTGACCCGGGTGGCGGACACCGCCGGCGACGTCATCGAGATCGTCCGCCGCACGGTGAGTCCCGCCCCGCGATCCGTGCTCAACGTCCGGATCGGCGGTCAGCGCCGGTTCGCCACCTACCGGGCGGATCTGGCCGCGTTCAAGGCGGTGCGGTCCGCGCACGGCGGGTCGGTCAACGACGTCATCCTCACCGTGATCACCGGCGCCCTGCGCTCGTGGCTGCTGGCGAGGGACGAACCGGTCACCGGTGCGACTCAGCTGCGCGCCATGGTGCCGATGTCGGTGCGGTCCGGCGTCGGGATGGACGCGACCTCGGTGGTGTCCTACCTGCTGGACCTGCCGGTCGCCGAGACCAGTCCGGTGATGCGTCTGCACCAGGTGTCGTTCTCGATGGGCGGCCATCTGGAGTCCGGCAGTCAGGTGGGCGCCGATGCCCTCGTCGAGCTGGGGCGCTTCTCCCCGCCGACGCTGCACACCCTCGGGGCCCGCGTCGCCGGTCAGCTGTCCCGCCGCCTCTACAACGTGCTCATCACCAACGTCCCCGGGCCGCAGGTGCCGCTGTACGCGGCCGGCCTCCCGGTCAGCGCCATGTACCCGGTGGCGCCGCTGGCGAAGGGCCAGGCGCTCGCGGTGTCGTGCACGTCCTACGACGGCAGCGTCTTCTTCGGACTCACCGCCGACCGGGACGCGATCCCCGACGTGGCCCAGTTCGCCGAGCTGCTGGGGGAGGCCCTGGACGAACTGCTGGCCACCGTCCCCGCTCTCCCCGGCGCCGGGTCGGGCCTCGGCTCCGACACCCCGGTCGGACTGGTGCGCACCGCGCGGCCGGTGCTGCACGCCGTGGCGGACGGCCCCACCGTCGACGGTGCCACCCGGGCACACCCACGTGCGGCGGGACGACCGGGCGGTCAGGACGCGAGGCCGGTCACCCTGCGCGACGTGTCCGCCCCGGTGACCACCGACGACCCGGCCGGGACACCCCGGCGGGCCGGCCGCCCCGACGACGACGGGCCGGGGGACGTGGTGCGCCCGCTGTTCGGCGGTGGCGCCGTCCCCCCTCCGGATCTGCCGGAGGATCCGCCGGCCCCCGACCCGGACCCGCGGACGCTCCGGCCGGAGGTCCCCGGACCCGGCGACCGCACCCCACGAGAGGAACCCCGTTGA
- a CDS encoding Rv3235 family protein has product MTTALSVPLPRSQDTASALSDRAGGDPAAGRVRRPYLVALPDPEPPFDDELEGRADAPGPPTRYRRWTPPAPADAGSATTALLPARVPATREPVRIQVADVPAWSHEADMGVRRTSTAALPIARRSASMLARALVEVLSGQRSVAQLRVHCSADVYAGLAARPTPSSPALAHLLSVRVCEPADGVAEVSTVFRRGGRARAVAFRLQGVDGRWRITALQVG; this is encoded by the coding sequence ATGACCACAGCTCTGTCCGTCCCCCTCCCCCGGTCCCAGGACACGGCGTCGGCTCTGTCCGACCGCGCGGGTGGTGACCCGGCGGCCGGCCGGGTGCGCCGCCCCTACCTGGTCGCCCTCCCCGATCCGGAGCCGCCGTTCGACGACGAACTGGAGGGTCGGGCCGACGCACCGGGTCCGCCGACCCGCTACCGGCGGTGGACGCCACCGGCTCCGGCCGACGCCGGGTCCGCCACGACCGCACTGCTGCCGGCCCGGGTGCCCGCCACACGGGAACCGGTGCGGATCCAGGTCGCCGACGTTCCCGCGTGGTCGCACGAGGCCGACATGGGCGTGCGACGGACGTCCACGGCGGCGCTGCCGATCGCCCGGCGCTCGGCGTCGATGCTGGCCCGCGCCCTGGTGGAGGTGCTCTCCGGGCAGCGTTCGGTCGCCCAGCTGCGGGTGCACTGCTCCGCGGACGTCTACGCCGGTCTGGCCGCCCGACCCACGCCGTCCTCCCCGGCCCTGGCGCATCTGCTCTCGGTGCGCGTGTGCGAACCGGCGGACGGGGTGGCCGAGGTGAGCACCGTCTTCCGCCGGGGCGGGCGGGCCCGGGCGGTGGCGTTCCGCCTGCAGGGCGTCGACGGCCGGTGGCGGATCACCGCCCTGCAGGTCGGCTGA
- a CDS encoding DUF6912 family protein — protein sequence MRVYLPGTLGTLRDALADGAVAVIGGTAFAVTGPLRGEYPDWGEEDLEYLAMLDASRASLRLLAARDGERGLRVVIAADVPDAEVTPRPEADRAVVRVPGSVPWSAVASVHVDLPEAEEAVHAAAGVIDTVDLELDEMGDAAFVLGSAEDFGLAWYAPEEVVHLLVDLDAGGDGGTG from the coding sequence TTGAGGGTCTATCTGCCCGGCACCCTCGGAACACTGCGCGATGCCCTGGCCGACGGAGCGGTGGCGGTGATCGGCGGCACGGCGTTCGCCGTCACCGGTCCGCTCCGGGGCGAGTACCCGGACTGGGGCGAGGAGGACCTGGAGTACCTGGCCATGCTCGACGCCTCCCGGGCGTCCCTGCGCCTGCTGGCCGCCCGGGACGGGGAGCGGGGGCTCCGCGTGGTCATCGCCGCCGACGTCCCGGACGCCGAGGTCACCCCGCGGCCCGAGGCCGATCGGGCGGTGGTCCGGGTGCCGGGATCGGTGCCCTGGTCCGCGGTCGCGTCGGTCCACGTCGACCTGCCCGAGGCGGAGGAGGCCGTGCACGCCGCAGCCGGTGTCATCGACACGGTCGATCTCGAGCTCGACGAGATGGGCGACGCGGCCTTCGTCCTCGGCTCGGCCGAGGACTTCGGGTTGGCCTGGTACGCACCCGAGGAAGTGGTCCACCTGCTGGTCGACCTGGACGCGGGCGGGGACGGCGGCACGGGCTGA
- a CDS encoding helix-turn-helix domain-containing protein: MASERFLTLADVAEILNISSSQTYALVRSGELLGIQIGGRNQWRVERSKLEEYIEHAYQRTAAGLAELPRELTADR, encoded by the coding sequence GTGGCGTCCGAGCGCTTCCTCACCCTCGCCGACGTGGCGGAGATCCTGAACATCTCCTCGTCGCAGACCTACGCCCTGGTGCGCAGCGGAGAACTGCTGGGGATCCAGATCGGCGGCCGCAACCAGTGGCGCGTCGAGCGCAGCAAGCTCGAGGAGTACATCGAGCACGCCTACCAGCGCACCGCGGCCGGGCTCGCCGAGCTCCCCCGCGAGCTGACCGCCGACCGCTGA
- a CDS encoding LysM peptidoglycan-binding domain-containing protein, which produces MAFVLGSAAVTRLVPPPGELIARAARLSAGTSSSTDQVMVLLAGALVWLLVGWVCAVLLVAAVSWVPGAVGRCAHVALQGLAPAAARRLVVAAVGTALVGGAMTACAAPPAYPVGATAPGAASSSGPAAGVVAPESSSASTTTASREVSASATASSGTASSWAAASGSASTGTAPTLTSIDLDWPMTTSPAVPGAPAPTDHPPTVPDLSWPGTTDASTDRPAADPASEPAAAPAHDADPAGTAGAGTTAPSASTDPSAEPNSATESTGMSVTTVPSSAGQPAGPTGATPTATATATATATATAPGATAQDALPGLPGPVHAEDPAVPAPSGAEPSGRVTVRPGDSLWSLARAHLPVGAGDAAVAVAVDAWYSANASVVGGDPDLIRPGQLLTPPTVDHPEDSR; this is translated from the coding sequence GTGGCATTCGTCCTCGGGTCGGCGGCGGTGACGCGTCTGGTGCCGCCCCCGGGGGAGTTGATCGCGCGTGCCGCTCGCCTGTCGGCCGGGACGTCCTCCTCGACGGACCAGGTGATGGTGCTGCTCGCCGGCGCCCTGGTCTGGCTGCTGGTCGGCTGGGTCTGTGCCGTCCTGCTCGTGGCCGCGGTCTCCTGGGTGCCGGGTGCCGTCGGCCGGTGCGCCCACGTCGCGCTGCAGGGACTGGCTCCCGCCGCCGCACGCCGGTTGGTCGTCGCAGCCGTGGGCACAGCGCTGGTCGGCGGGGCGATGACCGCCTGCGCGGCCCCGCCCGCCTATCCGGTGGGCGCGACTGCGCCCGGGGCGGCCTCCTCGAGTGGGCCGGCGGCCGGCGTCGTCGCGCCGGAGTCCTCGTCGGCGTCCACGACGACGGCGTCGCGGGAGGTCTCGGCATCCGCGACCGCGTCATCCGGGACCGCGTCCTCCTGGGCGGCCGCGAGCGGGTCCGCCTCCACCGGCACTGCGCCGACCCTGACCTCGATCGACCTCGACTGGCCGATGACCACCTCCCCCGCCGTCCCGGGGGCACCGGCCCCGACCGATCACCCGCCCACGGTCCCCGATCTCTCCTGGCCCGGCACGACCGATGCCTCGACGGACCGCCCGGCGGCGGATCCGGCCTCCGAACCCGCCGCTGCGCCAGCCCACGATGCGGACCCCGCCGGTACCGCCGGCGCCGGGACCACCGCACCGTCCGCATCCACGGACCCGTCCGCCGAGCCGAACTCAGCCACGGAATCCACCGGAATGTCCGTGACGACGGTGCCCTCCAGTGCCGGTCAGCCCGCCGGACCGACCGGAGCGACCCCGACCGCGACAGCCACAGCCACAGCCACAGCCACAGCCACAGCCCCCGGAGCGACAGCCCAGGACGCCCTGCCCGGTCTCCCGGGCCCTGTGCACGCCGAGGACCCCGCCGTTCCGGCCCCGTCGGGCGCCGAGCCCAGCGGTCGGGTGACCGTCCGGCCCGGCGACTCGCTCTGGTCCCTGGCCCGGGCACATCTGCCGGTCGGCGCCGGGGACGCCGCGGTGGCCGTCGCCGTCGACGCCTGGTACTCCGCCAACGCCTCCGTCGTCGGCGGCGATCCCGATCTCATCCGACCCGGTCAACTGCTGACCCCGCCGACCGTCGACCACCCCGAGGACTCCCGATGA